A genomic window from Mustelus asterias unplaced genomic scaffold, sMusAst1.hap1.1 HAP1_SCAFFOLD_3087, whole genome shotgun sequence includes:
- the LOC144490265 gene encoding granzyme K-like — protein sequence KHKKFFYFLQLQTEAKLNKFVDVLPLPECDCDVRNGTICTVVGWGKTNVKSNKLSDNLKEVNVTTINRAKCNSKNYYNNNPVITTDMLCAGDSKGGKDACQGDSGGPLICEDELQGIVSFGIKCGLRYKPGIYTRVTQYIEWIQEITA from the exons AAAACACAAAAAATTTTTTTATTTCTTACAGCTGCAGACTGAGGCAAAACTTAACAAGTTTGTGGATGTTCTCCCTCTGCCTGAATGTGACTGTGATGTGAGAAATGGAACTATCTGCACAGTTGTGGGATGGGGAAAGACAAATGTAAAGTCAAACAAGCTTTCTGACAACCTCAAGGAAGTGAACGTAACCACCATAAACAGAGCAAAGTGCAACAGTAAGAATTATTACAACAACAACCCTGTAATAACCACGGACATGCTCTGTGCTGGTGACAGCAAAGGTGGAAAGGATGCATGCCAG GGGGATTCGGGTGGGCCATTGATATGTGAGGATGAGCTCCAAGGAATTGTATCTTTTGGGATAAAATGTGGATTGCGATACAAGCCTGGGATTTATACAAGGGTCACTCAGTATATTGAGTGGATTCAGGAAATAACAGCTTGA